One window of the Ananas comosus cultivar F153 linkage group 21, ASM154086v1, whole genome shotgun sequence genome contains the following:
- the LOC109726356 gene encoding protein NRT1/ PTR FAMILY 5.10-like yields the protein MHAFGADQFDESDPEECKSKSSFFNWWYFGMCDGAAATATLGMQLRAGQRRRLGARVRHPLRLHGGRPHRLPDRLAGLPVPLARISRRILAWFADGSNCLCETKDEADFIGVDDEIANVFTIVGLQEFFYDQVHDVLRSLGIALYLSTFGGVGDFVSGFLVSVIDKATARFGESWFCNNLNCGHLDYFYWLLAGLCVIEFVIYLYFA from the exons ATGCATGCGTTCGGGGCCGACCAGTTCGACGAGTCAGACCCGGAGGAGTGCAAGTCCAAGAGCTCcttcttcaactggtggtactTCGGCATGTGCGACGgggccgccgccaccgccaccttAGGCATGCAGCTACGTGCAGGGCAACGTCGTCGGCTGGGGGCTCGGGTTCGGCATCCCCTGCGCCTTCATGGCGGCCGCCCTCACCGTCTTCCTGATCGGCTCGCGGGCCTACCGGTGCCGCTTGCGCGGATATCGAGGCGGATTCTTGCATG GTTTGCTGATGGCTCAAATTGTTTGTGTGAAACCAAGGATGAGGCCGATTTCATCGGCGTCGACGACGAAATCGCCAACGTGTTCACGATTGTCGGGTTACAAGAGTTCTTCTACGACCAAGTACATGATGTATTGCGAAGCCTCGGGATCGCGCTCTATTTGAGTACCTTTGGCGGCGTCGGAGATTTTGTCAGCGGATTCCTGGTCTCCGTCATCGACAAGGCGACGGCAAGGTTCGGAGAGAGCTGGTTCTGCAATAACCTGAACTGCGGGCATCTCGATTACTTCTACTGGCTCCTCGCCGGTCTCTGTGTCATTGAGTTTGTAATCTATCTCTATTTTGCGTGA
- the LOC109726582 gene encoding probable alkaline/neutral invertase D, translating to MEGGGMRKVSSHTSMADAAAAADFDLSQLLDKPRLKIERQRSFDDRSMSEFSLSGNVRGIDGYDSVFSPGGMRSVLDTPLSSARNSFEPHPMVAEAWEALRRSLVYFRGQPVGTIAAYDHASEEVLNYDQVFVRDFVPSALAFLMNGETDIVKNFLLRTVQIQSWEKRIDRFKLGEGAMPASFKVLHDPARGVDTIVADFGESAIGRVAPVDSGFWWIILLRAYTKSTGDLSLAERPDCQKCMKLILTLCLSEGFDTFPTLLCADGCSMIDRRMGIYGYPIEIQALFFMALRCALTMLKHDSEGKDCIERIVQRLHALSYHMRSYFWLDFQQLNVIYRYKTEEYSHTAVNKFNVIPDSIPDWVFDFMPSRGGYFIGNVSPARMDFRWFALGNFVAILSSLATPEQSMAIMDLIEERWEELVGEMPLKICHPAIESHEWRIVTGCDPKNTRWSYHNGGSWPVLLWLLTAACIKTGRPQIARRAIDLAESRLLKDGWPEYYDGKLGRYIGKQARKFQTWSIAGYLVAKMMLEDPSNLGMVSLEEDKAMKPMLRRSASWTC from the exons ATGGAGGGGGGAGGGATGAGGAAGGTGTCGTCTCACACGTCCATGgcggacgccgccgccgccgccgacttcGACCTGTCGCAGCTCCTCGACAAGCCGAGGCTCAAGATCGAGCGGCAGAGGTCGTTCGACGATCGGTCGATGAGCGAGTTCTCGCTCTCCGGGAATGTCAGGGGAATCGACGGCTACGATAGCGTGTTTTCGCCCGGTGGGATGCGGTCGGTGTTGGACACGCCGCTGTCGTCGGCTCGGAACTCGTTCGAGCCCCATCCGATGGTGGCGGAGGCGTGGGAGGCGCTCCGCAGGTCGTTGGTTTACTTCCGGGGACAACCCGTGGGGACGATCGCAGCTTACGATCACGCCTCTGAGGAGGTGCTCAATTATGATCAG GTGTTTGTGCGGGATTTTGTACCTAGTGCATTGGCTTTCCTAATGAACGGTGAAACCGACATAGTAAAGAACTTTCTGCTAAGAACTGTCCAGATCCAAAGCTGGGAGAAAAGAATAGACCGTTTCAAGCTCGGGGAAGGAGCCATGCCTGCGAGCTTCAAGGTGCTCCATGACCCTGCTAGGGGAGTCGATACCATAGTTGCCGATTTTGGCGAGAGTGCAATTGGAAGGGTCGCACCAGTTGACTCCGGTTTCTGGTGGATTATCCTCCTTCGTGCCTATACAAAATCTACAGGGGATTTGTCATTGGCAGAGAGACCTGATTGCCAGAAGTGTATGAAGCTTATATTGACATTATGTCTGTCGGAGGGCTTTGACACATTCCCTACCTTGCTCTGTGCTGATGGTTGCTCAATGATAGACCGTAGAATG GGTATCTATGGCTATCCTATCGAAATCCAAGCCCTCTTCTTTATGGCACTAAGATGTGCTCTTACAATGCTTAAGCACGACTCCGAGGGGAAGGACTGCATAGAGAGAATAGTGCAACGCTTGCACGCCTTAAGTTATCATATGAGGAGCTACTTTTGGCTCGACTTCCAGCAGCTAAATGTCATTTACCGATACAAAACAGAAGAATATTCCCACACAGCTGTCAACAAATTCAATGTTATTCCCGATTCTATCCCTGATTGGGTATTTGATTTTATGCCCTCACGTGGCGGATACTTCATTGGGAACGTCAGTCCGGCGAGGATGGACTTTAGGTGGTTTGCGCTTGGTAATTTCGTCGCAATACTGTCATCTCTGGCAACGCCAGAGCAATCTATGGCCATAATGGATCTAATCGAAGAGCGGTGGGAGGAGCTAGTTGGTGAAATGCCTTTAAAGATTTGTCATCCTGCTATTGAGAGCCATGAATGGCGCATTGTCACGGGTTGTGATCCAAAAAACACCAGGTGGAGTTATCATAATGGAGGATCTTGGCCAG TCCTTCTCTGGCTACTCACCGCGGCTTGCATCAAGACGGGTCGACCCCAAATCGCAAGGCGAGCGATTGACCTAGCGGAGAGCCGGCTGTTAAAGGACGGCTGGCCCGAGTACTACGACGGAAAGCTCGGACGGTACATCGGCAAACAAGCTAGGAAGTTCCAAACATGGTCTATCGCGGGCTACTTAGTAGCTAAAATGATGTTAGAGGACCCCTCGAATCTGGGTATGGTCTCTCTTGAGGAGGATAAGGCGATGAAGCCCATGTTGAGAAGGTCCGCTTCGTGGACTTGCTGA
- the LOC109726604 gene encoding WD repeat-containing protein 20 homolog isoform X1 — protein sequence MAASSSAANSQSPALKTYFKTPEGRYKLLYEKSHPAAVPHHSHGRTVSQLTVAYLKEKPPNQNSAAPSTSSSSGGVRSAAARLLGAGNGSRALSFVGGNGASRGVSGSSRIGGPAGASAGSSCSQITANYDGKGTYLIFNAADTLFISDLNSHDKDPIKSIHFSNSNPVCHAFDPEAKDGHDLLIGLHSGDVYLVSLRQQLQDPGRKLVASQHFNKEGVINNSRCTCLAWVPERDGTFVAGHADGNLYVYEKSKDGTADCSFPVIKDPTQFTVAHVKSSKSNPIARWHICQGSINSISFSTVGTYLATVGRDGYLRVFDFSKEQLIFGGKSYYGALLCCAWSPDGKYLLTGGEDDLVQVWSMEERKTVAWGEGHNSWVSGVAFDSYWSAPNSDESGESVMYRFGSVGQDTQLLLWDLVMDEIVVPLRYHPPGGSPTYSSGSHSAHWENNNIIPAGTLQPSPSMRDVPKLSPVVAHRVHVEPLSGLSITNESVVTICREGHIKIWVRPGHGESNRSNSSSDLAVSSSAVSKDRVVTSSLSSSSIKGSSSSSKQHSTVLFS from the exons ATGGCcgcgtcgtcctccgccgcgaACTCCCAATCGCCGGCGCTCAAGACCTACTTCAAGACCCCCGAGGGCCGATACAAGCTCCTGTACGAGAAGTCGCACCCCGCGGCCGTGCCCCACCACTCCCATGGCCGAACCGTCTCGCAG TTGACTGTTGCATACTTGAAGGAGAAGCCTCCGAATCAGAATTCGGCAGCGCCGTCGACCTCGAGCTCGAGCGGTGGGGTGaggtcggcggcggcgaggctCCTCGGAGCCGGAAACGGTAGTCGCGCTCTTAGCTTCGTTGGGGGGAATGGTGCGAGTCGCGGCGTATCGGGGAGTAGTAGGATCGGAGGGCCGGCCGGAGCTTCGGCTGGATCGAGCTGTTCTCAGATCACCGCGAATTATGATGGCAAGGGGACTTATCTTATCTTCAATGCGGCGGATACTCTCTTCATCAGTGACCTCAATTCACATGACAAA GATCCGATCAAGTCCATCCATTTTAGCAACTCGAACCCGGTGTGCCACGCCTTTGATCCCGAGGCAAAGGATGGGCATGATTTGCTCATTGGGCTTCACTCCGGCGATG TATATTTGGTGTCACTCAGACAGCAATTGCAAGATCCTGGGAGGAAGCTTGTGGCATCTCAGCATTTTAACAAAGAAGGCGTGATTAATAATAG TCGATGTACGTGTCTTGCATGGGTACCAGAACGTGATGGCACTTTCGTTGCCGGCCATGCTGATGGAAACTTGTATGTCTATGAAAAA AGCAAGGATGGAACTGCTGATTGTTCATTTCCTGTCATCAAGGATCCAACTCAGTTTACTGTTGCACACGTAAAATCGAGTAAG AGCAATCCAATTGCTAGATGGCATATATGTCAAGGTTCAATTAATAGCATTTCTTTCTCAACAGTTGGGACATATTTGGCCACCGTCGGCAGAGATG GTTACTTAAGAGTATTTGATTTCTCAAAGGAGCAGTTAATATTTGGTGGGAAAAGCTATTATGGTGCTTTGCTATGTTGTGCTTGGAG TCCGGACGGGAAGTATTTGTTGACGGGTGGTGAAGATGATCTAGTACAGGTATGGAGTATGGAAGAAAGGAAGACGGTGGCTTGGGGTGAGGGGCATAATTCGTGG GTTAGTGGAGTTGCTTTCGATTCCTATTGGTCGGCACCGAATTCAGATGAATCAGGAGAAAGCGTCATGTATCGTTTTGGATCCGTGGGTCAG GACACGCAGCTGCTGCTTTGGGACTTGGTGATGGACGAAATCGTCGTGCCCCTCCGCTACCACCCCCCGGGAGGCTCCCCGACTTATAGCAGCGGAAGCCATTCTGCTCATTGGGAAAACAACAACATCATCCCCGCGGGCACCCTCCAACCTTCTCCAAGCATGCGTGACGTCCCGAAACTCTCGCCGGTTGTTGCCCACCGAGTCCACGTGGAGCCCCTCTCCGGCCTTTCGATCACCAACGAATCGGTCGTCACGATCTGCCGCGAGGGGCATATCAAGATCTGGGTGCGGCCCGGGCACGGTGAGAGCAACCGGTCAAATTCCTCCTCCGACTTAGCGGTGAGCTCTAGTGCCGTTTCTAAAGACAGAGTTGTTACTTCCtctttgtcgtcgtcgtcgattaAAGGAAGTAGCTCGAGCTCAAAGCAACACTCCACTGTTCTTTTCTCGTGA
- the LOC109726604 gene encoding WD repeat-containing protein 20 homolog isoform X2 yields the protein MAASSSAANSQSPALKTYFKTPEGRYKLLYEKSHPAAVPHHSHGRTVSQLTVAYLKEKPPNQNSAAPSTSSSSGGVRSAAARLLGAGNGSRALSFVGGNGASRGVSGSSRIGGPAGASAGSSCSQITANYDGKGTYLIFNAADTLFISDLNSHDKDPIKSIHFSNSNPVCHAFDPEAKDGHDLLIGLHSGDVYLVSLRQQLQDPGRKLVASQHFNKEGVINNSRCTCLAWVPERDGTFVAGHADGNLYVYEKSKDGTADCSFPVIKDPTQFTVAHVKSSKSNPIARWHICQGSINSISFSTVGTYLATVGRDGYLRVFDFSKEQLIFGGKSYYGALLCCAWSPDGKYLLTGGEDDLVQVWSMEERKTVAWGEGHNSWVSGVAFDSYWSAPNSDESGESVMYRFGSVGQLLLWDLVMDEIVVPLRYHPPGGSPTYSSGSHSAHWENNNIIPAGTLQPSPSMRDVPKLSPVVAHRVHVEPLSGLSITNESVVTICREGHIKIWVRPGHGESNRSNSSSDLAVSSSAVSKDRVVTSSLSSSSIKGSSSSSKQHSTVLFS from the exons ATGGCcgcgtcgtcctccgccgcgaACTCCCAATCGCCGGCGCTCAAGACCTACTTCAAGACCCCCGAGGGCCGATACAAGCTCCTGTACGAGAAGTCGCACCCCGCGGCCGTGCCCCACCACTCCCATGGCCGAACCGTCTCGCAG TTGACTGTTGCATACTTGAAGGAGAAGCCTCCGAATCAGAATTCGGCAGCGCCGTCGACCTCGAGCTCGAGCGGTGGGGTGaggtcggcggcggcgaggctCCTCGGAGCCGGAAACGGTAGTCGCGCTCTTAGCTTCGTTGGGGGGAATGGTGCGAGTCGCGGCGTATCGGGGAGTAGTAGGATCGGAGGGCCGGCCGGAGCTTCGGCTGGATCGAGCTGTTCTCAGATCACCGCGAATTATGATGGCAAGGGGACTTATCTTATCTTCAATGCGGCGGATACTCTCTTCATCAGTGACCTCAATTCACATGACAAA GATCCGATCAAGTCCATCCATTTTAGCAACTCGAACCCGGTGTGCCACGCCTTTGATCCCGAGGCAAAGGATGGGCATGATTTGCTCATTGGGCTTCACTCCGGCGATG TATATTTGGTGTCACTCAGACAGCAATTGCAAGATCCTGGGAGGAAGCTTGTGGCATCTCAGCATTTTAACAAAGAAGGCGTGATTAATAATAG TCGATGTACGTGTCTTGCATGGGTACCAGAACGTGATGGCACTTTCGTTGCCGGCCATGCTGATGGAAACTTGTATGTCTATGAAAAA AGCAAGGATGGAACTGCTGATTGTTCATTTCCTGTCATCAAGGATCCAACTCAGTTTACTGTTGCACACGTAAAATCGAGTAAG AGCAATCCAATTGCTAGATGGCATATATGTCAAGGTTCAATTAATAGCATTTCTTTCTCAACAGTTGGGACATATTTGGCCACCGTCGGCAGAGATG GTTACTTAAGAGTATTTGATTTCTCAAAGGAGCAGTTAATATTTGGTGGGAAAAGCTATTATGGTGCTTTGCTATGTTGTGCTTGGAG TCCGGACGGGAAGTATTTGTTGACGGGTGGTGAAGATGATCTAGTACAGGTATGGAGTATGGAAGAAAGGAAGACGGTGGCTTGGGGTGAGGGGCATAATTCGTGG GTTAGTGGAGTTGCTTTCGATTCCTATTGGTCGGCACCGAATTCAGATGAATCAGGAGAAAGCGTCATGTATCGTTTTGGATCCGTGGGTCAG CTGCTGCTTTGGGACTTGGTGATGGACGAAATCGTCGTGCCCCTCCGCTACCACCCCCCGGGAGGCTCCCCGACTTATAGCAGCGGAAGCCATTCTGCTCATTGGGAAAACAACAACATCATCCCCGCGGGCACCCTCCAACCTTCTCCAAGCATGCGTGACGTCCCGAAACTCTCGCCGGTTGTTGCCCACCGAGTCCACGTGGAGCCCCTCTCCGGCCTTTCGATCACCAACGAATCGGTCGTCACGATCTGCCGCGAGGGGCATATCAAGATCTGGGTGCGGCCCGGGCACGGTGAGAGCAACCGGTCAAATTCCTCCTCCGACTTAGCGGTGAGCTCTAGTGCCGTTTCTAAAGACAGAGTTGTTACTTCCtctttgtcgtcgtcgtcgattaAAGGAAGTAGCTCGAGCTCAAAGCAACACTCCACTGTTCTTTTCTCGTGA
- the LOC109726604 gene encoding probable catabolite repression protein creC isoform X3, which yields MAASSSAANSQSPALKTYFKTPEGRYKLLYEKSHPAAVPHHSHGRTVSQEKPPNQNSAAPSTSSSSGGVRSAAARLLGAGNGSRALSFVGGNGASRGVSGSSRIGGPAGASAGSSCSQITANYDGKGTYLIFNAADTLFISDLNSHDKDPIKSIHFSNSNPVCHAFDPEAKDGHDLLIGLHSGDVYLVSLRQQLQDPGRKLVASQHFNKEGVINNSRCTCLAWVPERDGTFVAGHADGNLYVYEKSKDGTADCSFPVIKDPTQFTVAHVKSSKSNPIARWHICQGSINSISFSTVGTYLATVGRDGYLRVFDFSKEQLIFGGKSYYGALLCCAWSPDGKYLLTGGEDDLVQVWSMEERKTVAWGEGHNSWVSGVAFDSYWSAPNSDESGESVMYRFGSVGQDTQLLLWDLVMDEIVVPLRYHPPGGSPTYSSGSHSAHWENNNIIPAGTLQPSPSMRDVPKLSPVVAHRVHVEPLSGLSITNESVVTICREGHIKIWVRPGHGESNRSNSSSDLAVSSSAVSKDRVVTSSLSSSSIKGSSSSSKQHSTVLFS from the exons ATGGCcgcgtcgtcctccgccgcgaACTCCCAATCGCCGGCGCTCAAGACCTACTTCAAGACCCCCGAGGGCCGATACAAGCTCCTGTACGAGAAGTCGCACCCCGCGGCCGTGCCCCACCACTCCCATGGCCGAACCGTCTCGCAG GAGAAGCCTCCGAATCAGAATTCGGCAGCGCCGTCGACCTCGAGCTCGAGCGGTGGGGTGaggtcggcggcggcgaggctCCTCGGAGCCGGAAACGGTAGTCGCGCTCTTAGCTTCGTTGGGGGGAATGGTGCGAGTCGCGGCGTATCGGGGAGTAGTAGGATCGGAGGGCCGGCCGGAGCTTCGGCTGGATCGAGCTGTTCTCAGATCACCGCGAATTATGATGGCAAGGGGACTTATCTTATCTTCAATGCGGCGGATACTCTCTTCATCAGTGACCTCAATTCACATGACAAA GATCCGATCAAGTCCATCCATTTTAGCAACTCGAACCCGGTGTGCCACGCCTTTGATCCCGAGGCAAAGGATGGGCATGATTTGCTCATTGGGCTTCACTCCGGCGATG TATATTTGGTGTCACTCAGACAGCAATTGCAAGATCCTGGGAGGAAGCTTGTGGCATCTCAGCATTTTAACAAAGAAGGCGTGATTAATAATAG TCGATGTACGTGTCTTGCATGGGTACCAGAACGTGATGGCACTTTCGTTGCCGGCCATGCTGATGGAAACTTGTATGTCTATGAAAAA AGCAAGGATGGAACTGCTGATTGTTCATTTCCTGTCATCAAGGATCCAACTCAGTTTACTGTTGCACACGTAAAATCGAGTAAG AGCAATCCAATTGCTAGATGGCATATATGTCAAGGTTCAATTAATAGCATTTCTTTCTCAACAGTTGGGACATATTTGGCCACCGTCGGCAGAGATG GTTACTTAAGAGTATTTGATTTCTCAAAGGAGCAGTTAATATTTGGTGGGAAAAGCTATTATGGTGCTTTGCTATGTTGTGCTTGGAG TCCGGACGGGAAGTATTTGTTGACGGGTGGTGAAGATGATCTAGTACAGGTATGGAGTATGGAAGAAAGGAAGACGGTGGCTTGGGGTGAGGGGCATAATTCGTGG GTTAGTGGAGTTGCTTTCGATTCCTATTGGTCGGCACCGAATTCAGATGAATCAGGAGAAAGCGTCATGTATCGTTTTGGATCCGTGGGTCAG GACACGCAGCTGCTGCTTTGGGACTTGGTGATGGACGAAATCGTCGTGCCCCTCCGCTACCACCCCCCGGGAGGCTCCCCGACTTATAGCAGCGGAAGCCATTCTGCTCATTGGGAAAACAACAACATCATCCCCGCGGGCACCCTCCAACCTTCTCCAAGCATGCGTGACGTCCCGAAACTCTCGCCGGTTGTTGCCCACCGAGTCCACGTGGAGCCCCTCTCCGGCCTTTCGATCACCAACGAATCGGTCGTCACGATCTGCCGCGAGGGGCATATCAAGATCTGGGTGCGGCCCGGGCACGGTGAGAGCAACCGGTCAAATTCCTCCTCCGACTTAGCGGTGAGCTCTAGTGCCGTTTCTAAAGACAGAGTTGTTACTTCCtctttgtcgtcgtcgtcgattaAAGGAAGTAGCTCGAGCTCAAAGCAACACTCCACTGTTCTTTTCTCGTGA
- the LOC109726604 gene encoding WD repeat-containing protein 20-like isoform X5 — MVRVAAYRGVVGSEGRPELRLDRAVLRSPRIMMDPIKSIHFSNSNPVCHAFDPEAKDGHDLLIGLHSGDVYLVSLRQQLQDPGRKLVASQHFNKEGVINNSRCTCLAWVPERDGTFVAGHADGNLYVYEKSKDGTADCSFPVIKDPTQFTVAHVKSSKSNPIARWHICQGSINSISFSTVGTYLATVGRDGYLRVFDFSKEQLIFGGKSYYGALLCCAWSPDGKYLLTGGEDDLVQVWSMEERKTVAWGEGHNSWVSGVAFDSYWSAPNSDESGESVMYRFGSVGQDTQLLLWDLVMDEIVVPLRYHPPGGSPTYSSGSHSAHWENNNIIPAGTLQPSPSMRDVPKLSPVVAHRVHVEPLSGLSITNESVVTICREGHIKIWVRPGHGESNRSNSSSDLAVSSSAVSKDRVVTSSLSSSSIKGSSSSSKQHSTVLFS, encoded by the exons ATGGTGCGAGTCGCGGCGTATCGGGGAGTAGTAGGATCGGAGGGCCGGCCGGAGCTTCGGCTGGATCGAGCTGTTCTCAGATCACCGCGAATTATGATG GATCCGATCAAGTCCATCCATTTTAGCAACTCGAACCCGGTGTGCCACGCCTTTGATCCCGAGGCAAAGGATGGGCATGATTTGCTCATTGGGCTTCACTCCGGCGATG TATATTTGGTGTCACTCAGACAGCAATTGCAAGATCCTGGGAGGAAGCTTGTGGCATCTCAGCATTTTAACAAAGAAGGCGTGATTAATAATAG TCGATGTACGTGTCTTGCATGGGTACCAGAACGTGATGGCACTTTCGTTGCCGGCCATGCTGATGGAAACTTGTATGTCTATGAAAAA AGCAAGGATGGAACTGCTGATTGTTCATTTCCTGTCATCAAGGATCCAACTCAGTTTACTGTTGCACACGTAAAATCGAGTAAG AGCAATCCAATTGCTAGATGGCATATATGTCAAGGTTCAATTAATAGCATTTCTTTCTCAACAGTTGGGACATATTTGGCCACCGTCGGCAGAGATG GTTACTTAAGAGTATTTGATTTCTCAAAGGAGCAGTTAATATTTGGTGGGAAAAGCTATTATGGTGCTTTGCTATGTTGTGCTTGGAG TCCGGACGGGAAGTATTTGTTGACGGGTGGTGAAGATGATCTAGTACAGGTATGGAGTATGGAAGAAAGGAAGACGGTGGCTTGGGGTGAGGGGCATAATTCGTGG GTTAGTGGAGTTGCTTTCGATTCCTATTGGTCGGCACCGAATTCAGATGAATCAGGAGAAAGCGTCATGTATCGTTTTGGATCCGTGGGTCAG GACACGCAGCTGCTGCTTTGGGACTTGGTGATGGACGAAATCGTCGTGCCCCTCCGCTACCACCCCCCGGGAGGCTCCCCGACTTATAGCAGCGGAAGCCATTCTGCTCATTGGGAAAACAACAACATCATCCCCGCGGGCACCCTCCAACCTTCTCCAAGCATGCGTGACGTCCCGAAACTCTCGCCGGTTGTTGCCCACCGAGTCCACGTGGAGCCCCTCTCCGGCCTTTCGATCACCAACGAATCGGTCGTCACGATCTGCCGCGAGGGGCATATCAAGATCTGGGTGCGGCCCGGGCACGGTGAGAGCAACCGGTCAAATTCCTCCTCCGACTTAGCGGTGAGCTCTAGTGCCGTTTCTAAAGACAGAGTTGTTACTTCCtctttgtcgtcgtcgtcgattaAAGGAAGTAGCTCGAGCTCAAAGCAACACTCCACTGTTCTTTTCTCGTGA
- the LOC109726604 gene encoding WD repeat-containing protein 20 homolog isoform X4, producing MAASSSAANSQSPALKTYFKTPEGRYKLLYEKSHPAAVPHHSHGRTVSQLTVAYLKEKPPNQNSAAPSTSSSSGGVRSAAARLLGAGNGSRALSFVGGNGASRGVSGSSRIGGPAGASAGSSCSQITANYDGKGTYLIFNAADTLFISDLNSHDKDPIKSIHFSNSNPVCHAFDPEAKDGHDLLIGLHSGDVYLVSLRQQLQDPGRKLVASQHFNKEGVINNSRCTCLAWVPERDGTFVAGHADGNLYVYEKSKDGTADCSFPVIKDPTQFTVAHVKSIGTYLATVGRDGYLRVFDFSKEQLIFGGKSYYGALLCCAWSPDGKYLLTGGEDDLVQVWSMEERKTVAWGEGHNSWVSGVAFDSYWSAPNSDESGESVMYRFGSVGQDTQLLLWDLVMDEIVVPLRYHPPGGSPTYSSGSHSAHWENNNIIPAGTLQPSPSMRDVPKLSPVVAHRVHVEPLSGLSITNESVVTICREGHIKIWVRPGHGESNRSNSSSDLAVSSSAVSKDRVVTSSLSSSSIKGSSSSSKQHSTVLFS from the exons ATGGCcgcgtcgtcctccgccgcgaACTCCCAATCGCCGGCGCTCAAGACCTACTTCAAGACCCCCGAGGGCCGATACAAGCTCCTGTACGAGAAGTCGCACCCCGCGGCCGTGCCCCACCACTCCCATGGCCGAACCGTCTCGCAG TTGACTGTTGCATACTTGAAGGAGAAGCCTCCGAATCAGAATTCGGCAGCGCCGTCGACCTCGAGCTCGAGCGGTGGGGTGaggtcggcggcggcgaggctCCTCGGAGCCGGAAACGGTAGTCGCGCTCTTAGCTTCGTTGGGGGGAATGGTGCGAGTCGCGGCGTATCGGGGAGTAGTAGGATCGGAGGGCCGGCCGGAGCTTCGGCTGGATCGAGCTGTTCTCAGATCACCGCGAATTATGATGGCAAGGGGACTTATCTTATCTTCAATGCGGCGGATACTCTCTTCATCAGTGACCTCAATTCACATGACAAA GATCCGATCAAGTCCATCCATTTTAGCAACTCGAACCCGGTGTGCCACGCCTTTGATCCCGAGGCAAAGGATGGGCATGATTTGCTCATTGGGCTTCACTCCGGCGATG TATATTTGGTGTCACTCAGACAGCAATTGCAAGATCCTGGGAGGAAGCTTGTGGCATCTCAGCATTTTAACAAAGAAGGCGTGATTAATAATAG TCGATGTACGTGTCTTGCATGGGTACCAGAACGTGATGGCACTTTCGTTGCCGGCCATGCTGATGGAAACTTGTATGTCTATGAAAAA AGCAAGGATGGAACTGCTGATTGTTCATTTCCTGTCATCAAGGATCCAACTCAGTTTACTGTTGCACACGTAAAATCGA TTGGGACATATTTGGCCACCGTCGGCAGAGATG GTTACTTAAGAGTATTTGATTTCTCAAAGGAGCAGTTAATATTTGGTGGGAAAAGCTATTATGGTGCTTTGCTATGTTGTGCTTGGAG TCCGGACGGGAAGTATTTGTTGACGGGTGGTGAAGATGATCTAGTACAGGTATGGAGTATGGAAGAAAGGAAGACGGTGGCTTGGGGTGAGGGGCATAATTCGTGG GTTAGTGGAGTTGCTTTCGATTCCTATTGGTCGGCACCGAATTCAGATGAATCAGGAGAAAGCGTCATGTATCGTTTTGGATCCGTGGGTCAG GACACGCAGCTGCTGCTTTGGGACTTGGTGATGGACGAAATCGTCGTGCCCCTCCGCTACCACCCCCCGGGAGGCTCCCCGACTTATAGCAGCGGAAGCCATTCTGCTCATTGGGAAAACAACAACATCATCCCCGCGGGCACCCTCCAACCTTCTCCAAGCATGCGTGACGTCCCGAAACTCTCGCCGGTTGTTGCCCACCGAGTCCACGTGGAGCCCCTCTCCGGCCTTTCGATCACCAACGAATCGGTCGTCACGATCTGCCGCGAGGGGCATATCAAGATCTGGGTGCGGCCCGGGCACGGTGAGAGCAACCGGTCAAATTCCTCCTCCGACTTAGCGGTGAGCTCTAGTGCCGTTTCTAAAGACAGAGTTGTTACTTCCtctttgtcgtcgtcgtcgattaAAGGAAGTAGCTCGAGCTCAAAGCAACACTCCACTGTTCTTTTCTCGTGA